The genomic stretch TGGTCTGTGATATTTTATAGAGATTCCACTCTTATTAACCTGAAATTAGGCCCACTGCAGAGGTCACTCtgatggagaacatctggctggcTCATTACACCGATGCCCCAAAATGTTGATGTGGTTCTGTCCTCCTGTCATCACAACCTCATATCTGGACCCCTAAAGCAGTTGTCCCCTCTCTGATGACTCCAACATCTACACCAGAGCCAGAACCACCAGTATATACAGTAGAAGATCCCACAGAGGTGTTCAGCAAGCACCGAACCCGAAGCCACGTGAACGGACTCTTAATCATCTCAAACATGGTGACAGAAAAACCCAGTAAATTAAGGCCAGACACTTTCAAGCTCCTAatggagagaggagacggggcAAATAAAACATTCAGAAGAGAacttctgtttgtgtttgtgtgcgtccaTACATTATGCAGGAAACATGTGCAAATTAAATCCAATTCTTTCCATTAAAATCCAAAAGCTAATGTTCTACAGCACTTTCGAATTAGTGTAAAGTGCTGGACTTGTAACGGCCCTGAATGTTGTAGGTgggtacatttttaaatgaaaatgccCAGTACGTGAAAAAAAGGAGCAATTTAAAAAGTAGAAACAGCAACGTTGTCCGGTGACAGATGGATTTTCTAGTCCAATTAATACAAAGGAAGAACACCAGCAGCTACATaactaaacaggaagtgccaaTTTTGTCTGGCACACATGCTTCATCATCTACGGTTCAGAACTACCAGTAAACCTAGCCAACCGTACAGAACCAGCCTTCTCAAATCATGTAAATCCCCACGTGCGTGTGCCATTTCTCTTGTCTAAGGAAACATGTCCTCTTTCCCAGTactcataaataaaaacagccttAAAAAGGAGGTGCTGATATCAGCAATTAAGAGCATTTCGACTCAGCTCTGGTGTCTTCTGCAGCCTCAGTTCTACAGCCTTGCTGCTACAAGACAAAtgatagaggggggggggggggattcatgAGCTAACAGCTGATAGGGTAACCTGATAGGGTAACCTGTTTAGTATTCAACATCGATCTGACTTAGTTTCACTAGCTGCCTGAGGTCATCCGGTCAAACACTGATGGACATGAGCACTAAAAAGACCCCCCACCAGAACTGAAGGATTCATACACATTTCTTAAAGTTTGTACATTAGCTGGATCAAGAGATAAAAAAGGAAAGCGGTACCAACTGGGGTTTcaaaaaatacacagaaacaaataaaatggacTGGCCCTGATGAAGGGTGGAACCGTTCCATGGCTATTCATAGGGATTTGTAGGAATGAAGGGAATTCATGACACTTAGTGTTAATTAACTGGAAATTTGGGGTAATTTGCTCACTCCTCAAgactacaaacacacagaacgCTCCAGACGATGCTTGGGGGAAcacaattttaaaatgacacacTGCAGTGACACCAAAACGAGAAATGCGTCCTTATAACTAGCTTCACGCCAACTGCAGATGACAGCACGTGCAGATGCACAAAGCACACAGAtatctctgtctcctctcatgTTCGTACACAGGCTCGTACACTTACAGAACACATATGCCTATTCAAGAGAACAAGCGGCTGTGTGGCCGCTGTTGTATTATAATATGACCAGTGACCATGAATAATTCCCCTCCGCACACATACAGATaaaacagcagaggaaaaaaagataaagtgaaaagaagcagaaacaagGACTTAGAGTATTCTCCTGGAAAGCCCAGCTGGAGGCTGATCCAGACACAAACCAATGGGTGACAGACTGTAAGCCTGTTAAAATTTGCCTCTGATTCCATCCATGACCCTCTAAGAAGATTTACAGATTCATTTTGATCTCTTCACTCCTGTGTTTGCTCACAGCTCAGACAACGTGTTGTCATGAGACTGACATTTTGCCCAACAGTCTTCATTCTTTCCAACGCCGCTTACCTGTGCTGTGAGGAATTGTTGGGTTAAGTTAACCAACCAatctatctacctacctacctacctacctacctacctacctacctactacctacctacctacctacctacctacctacctacctacctaccaaCTGTAGGCTCTACCTCAAATACTATTAAAACATACCTGTGTACCCGacctacctatctatctatctatctatctatctatctatctatctatctatctatctatctacctatctatctatctatctatctatctatctatctatctatctatctatctatctatctatctacctacctacctaccaaCTGTAGGCTCTACCTCAAATACTATTAAAACATACCTGTGTACCcgacctatctatctatctatctatctatctatctatctatctatctatctatctatctatctatctatctatctatctatctacctacctacctacctaccaaCTGCAGGCTCTACCTCAAATACTATTAAAACATACCTGTGTACCcgacctatctatctatctatctatctatctatctatctatctatctatctatctatctatctatctatctatctatctatatctatctatctatctatctatctatctatatctatctatctatctatctatctatctatctatctatctatctatctatctatctatctatctatcgagtTTTACCTGAGTAAACAGGCGAGTAGGCAGCCCGCCACGCGCAGCTGTTTCCCGCTCATCCTCGCGGCTCCTCCAGCGTTCAGCACCGGGGACAGCTCGAGCTCCAGCTGTGGTCAAAGCGCGCGTGGAAACTCACGCACATAGCGGGGCAACAGGGAACCCACCTCCCGCCGCGTGCCTTTGAAGAgcatcaaagaggaggaggaggcaggagcaTGATGGAGACGCACCAGCGGACTTCCACAGAAACGCGGGTCAACACCTCAACTGCCAACTCGGTCTGCGCCCTCGTGAAGCTCGCGAGCCCGCCCATCACTCCGGATTGGCACAGCGCGCGCacccccccgcaccccccccttccccttctttCTTCCCTGAAATTAGAGTCGCAATAAGCTGCATTTAATTCGGTCACTAATCGTCTTTATAAAGCTGCTCTGTTGTGCGGAATAAAAGAGGAGTACCGACGTGTGTCCAGCTGTTTTGGTTCCGCTCAGACGACCCGAGTAAAGTGGTGATCACACACTCTTACAGAACGGAGCGTCACTATcgtacaaaaacacaccataATGTTTCAAATCTATCAGTGCCACCAATATAAATGGCTTTGTGGCACAAGACAAATCATCAGAGACTACAAGTcatatattttctattattatCATATTGGAAGGggcattttgggggggggttgcctgTCAGAGGCAAGAAATAATCAGGAGAACAATGTCTGGATGTAATTATCTCTGTAATTATCTCTGTAGCACAGAGCCACAAATGTCTAGTATAATATCACATTGAAATGGAATAAAGAATAATATTGATTAAATGCTGGAAAGGCACTGTAGTGTTAGCGGTTCCGAGGGtgtatttgtttcttttaaatccaTAATATTGGCAGAGGAGCCATGGAAAAAacctaaaataaaaatcaaatactACAAGGTTGAACCTGATTGTGATACTGATGCTTTTTGAGCCGGGGTCAGCACGAGCCTCATCATGGCGATGTGAGAATTTTTTAAATTGGGACCCTAAAGGAAATCAAGAGTGCCAACTTTAAAACAAGGGTACAGCAGCGACTGTAGGCTCTACCTCAAATACCATCAAAACGTACCTGTGTACCCGACCAGGTTTTCAGTAAGCTTTATCATGTAGAGTGATATTAAGAGACATTTTagtaaaaatgtggaaaaaatagCATCTAAAATATCTTATTATTGCGCAATATATTCAAAGTGGGTTTCATTGTGAACGCCTCTGTTGTAAAGTGTGGCTCAAATGACAAAAATCTTTAGCTTTAATTTCCCAACCTGTGTTCTGTGTTGATGAGGGATCGACAAGGAGAGACAACAACACGAACAACGCTTCATGGTGGGGTATCGAAGGGACCTTGCCACGAGGGAGAGACGACCCTCATTCCGGCCATTTTTGGCCCGACAGTGAAATGTTTAGCAGATGCACAAGCAAACGCTGCACTGCAGTGATTTACTGTCACTTCTGCCTCCTCCTATTAGGTTACCTCATACATGTGAAAGCAACGCGCACGACACACTCCATCACTTCTGTCCATCATTTCAAAGTTGAAGTCTATTAAAATAGTCCTCATTGCTGAGCTTATACTCTGCATATACCCTGGACGGCGTTATATTGTATACATTAATGCCTATATTTCATTAGCGTGACACTCTTGGCTTCATGCTTCagcttctctctcccctcgAGTTTGTGGTTTTGTGGTTTTCAACATGTGGGTTGCAGCGTTTTTGCTGCACCCTCCTGTCTTAAAGCTCATATACAGTTGTGAGATTTGCTCAAGAGCCTCTTTTTGGAGTTAAAGTCTGAACGCCTAGAGAAGCTACGCGGCTCCGTTTACAGAGGCCCGTGCCGTCGCCAATGGTAATTTTGGCGGCGGTCCACGTTGTAGACAGCAAAAGAACCTCAAGTGGTgccagaggaagcagaaatgtaTGGCCAGAGGTATCTGAGCTAGGCTAGCAGCTATTATTCCCACCGACGTGATGGCCACTGTTTGGATGATAACCTGGATTATCTAGCGCGACTGTGGAAGAATgctgcttttttgttgttttcggAAAAATGGCGCCGTTCAGCTCGAGCGGCTGTCCTGCCGTGCTGGACAGAACTGTGCACAGAACTGTTGTCAAAAGCCGAGGGACAGGTGGCTCTGTTTACATCAGTGGTGCCTGTGGTCGCGGCTCTGCTCACTCCGGAGGGAGTTTACAGCCACAGTGCTTGTTGCTGTTTACATCCCTCCGAGCTCAAGTCGCAACAACAAGAATGAGGCAACTGAACTGGACCAGCATATCAGTACGCAGCAGACTGTCCGCACACATTCCAACTGTGCAGATCCGAGGAAGCGTTTTTCCAGAAAATGTCTGAACGCATAGATGCTCTGCGACATAGAAGCAACACACTGGCCTGTGTTTACACCACCCAGAGAGGAGCTTGCCAGTGCCTTCCAGCACCACGGCACCTCACACCACATCACCGTCATGCTGAGACTACTGGTTAAGGTCACCAGGCCAAATTTTAAAACAGTACAAGCGTGTGCAGAAGACGCTTTGGAGGTTCTTGAGGACCGTTTTAAGTCCAGTTTTTGCTTTTCTGTACCCTCAGTTTGAGAGGAGGTACAGGAAGGAAAGGAGGTGTTAGCAGTCCATACTGGGGGGTGGAAGGGGAGTGGAGGCAGCTGTCCTGGGTTAGATGTTGTGCAGAGAGGGCAGTGGAGAAGATCATCTATGCCTCTCTAGCCCCTCCTCCTGGACATTCACACACGCCTCACCCATTACACCTTCAGCATCGTGGACAGACCCCGCCCACCCCTCAGACAGCTCTGTCAGCCTGCTACCATGAAGAAGGAGATGGTGGAAGTTTTAGACGGGGCTCAGCAGACTGAAGGACAGCTCTGTCCACCAAGCTTTCAGGATGCTGCAGTGTCTCCTTGGACCCACCCTCTCTGGACACCGAGCCACATGTCAACactgaaccctgaccctcatAAATCCCACAACTGCCTTCAGTATAGGGTAGGAAACAGCTCCTTCAGAGAAACTGAAGCACCTTCTGTAAAATGAGCCACACCACAAGAAAAGCTTATGTAACCTCGCAAAACAAAGCCATAACAatccccccaacccccccccccccccccccccccactagtCAGTGTGCTAAGAATATCTGGCAGAGAAAAAGTCAATCTGTTAAGATAAACAATGGAGCACGATTTACTGCTAACGAGAGAACTTCTAGGTCAGCGTCAACATGACCCAGCCAGAGTTACCATTGGCTTATTCTGGTCTCCCAGTAGGtgtaaagaaaacaagcaaataaaGACTTTATATTCCTTGATAAAAGGTTTTATAAAAGAACCTTCTACTTTTAGCTTCTAGAAGCCTTCTGGAGACACTTCCAGAAGGCTTCCAAGGAGACACTgcagaagccttctggataaaaggcgaaacgtcttcaagagaagaaagatgtcCAATTGACATGACAATCCAGTCCaattgacatagaaaactaccttggatacaatgacctggatgattgagaatctacacagactcCTACTTTTAGCTGTTCCTGTCTGACCCTGTCCTCTACGTGCTCTGTGCTTAACCATCTCCATGTCTATGATGTCCACACATCTCTTTGATGTTCCTCTAGGCGTCCTGTCCAACCCCAACGTCCTTCTACCGATGTATTCACTGTCCGTTCTCTGGAAGCATCCAAACCATCTCAGTCCTTTCCTTACAGTTTGAATTCATCAAGCTCTTTAATCTTTCCTGTCATTGCCCAACTATTCATCGTCTCTCCTCTCAGTTCTGGACTTTCAGCCGTCCCTCTTCGCTCTCTTCCTACGGACTCGTCTTCCTGTTCTCATTCCTCAACCCACAACTTCGACAgtaggaggaaaaagagaaaaaaaacagaaaaatgtggaCTCTGAATCCTGGAGAGTTTCTTCTACACCACTCACCTTCACACACTTCACCGACAGAAAGTGCACTTTTCAGAGGACAGATAAAAGTGCGACAGCTTTCATTTGGCCCATCAGAGTGTGTTAACGTGAATCTAAGGGAGATGTCGTCAGAGCTGTCAGGTCACAGGTCCCTGTGGGCGTTACAGATTTGTTGACCGCCATAAGTGTCACCACAAGTCATTCAGATTGAATTGATTGTTTCACGACGCAATTGATGGCCGATCAATATTATTGGACCGAGGGGATTTCTCAGGAGAGTCTCAGTCCACTCTGTCTACAGTAAAAAGCCTTTTGGAGACATTGGAAAGACAGAAGAGGCCAGGGACCAATCAATATGGTTGCATAAACTGATCAATATAATTTAGCATCCATAGGACAAATAACTGTGAGGTATTAAAGCTGCTGCTAACACAAAGCTGCCTCGGATCAGTTTATGACAGTATAATAGAGGTCCAGATCTCAATAGACAGGGTTGGACAGTCTGCTGTCAACATGATGGTGGACCATGAGACGCAGCAGGGGGCCCAATATAGAGCAACAATTAAAGCAATTGGCCACTGTGTCGCAAAGCCTGTGTGCagggcagaggtcaaaggtgtcctccagcagagacCCTGGCCTCATCTGACACTTCCATACAGGCCAAACCCACATTCCTGGACCTCTCAATCGACAGAGGTATAAAACTCTGACAGGAGAGAGCCTCCAGCCATCAGGAGCACACATTTTAGTTGAAGTGAGTGCGATGGAAGTGAGATGTGTTCTTGTGATTTCTTTAACTGCGCGTCTCTGTCGTATTGCGCCCAGCGATTAATGTGTCATTCGTCTCAACAATTAAACGCAATGCAAAGCGCACTACTTCATACACACAGCACTGAACACGCAGCCCGGGGGTAAACAGATATCTGGGACAGcaggaagaagaacaagaagaaggagagaatAAATATAGTTGCGTTGCAGAGGAGCTCTCCATTAATTATTATAACCGTGATCTGATGTCATGCTTGAACTTTAATCCTAAATTTACTGACAACTGGCGTTAAATCCCCAGTTAGCCAATCAGTCACACACAGGCGTgccagcacgcacgcacgcacgcacgcagctCCACCTATATTTGCCCCTGTTTGTCAGGTGAGTCTCACATTCCAGGAATGCTACAACGTGTGCACACCTCCGCTCAGACTCAACAGAAGAACCATCCTGTGACTTACTGGAGCCTCCAAAACTCCTCAGATGGAATCCAacacaaagacaggaaaagTTTATCTCCAATCACACAAATCTGGTAAAGTGAGTACGTGTATTGTCTTTACTGTAGGTGTGGGACAACTGGAACTGCTGCGCTGTGCTGACCTGGTTGGCCCAGGGGCAGGAAACTGTCGACATATTACAAAACCACAACAAGTGTGTTACTGCTCTATAAGAAGGTGTTGTGGACGTGATCCTGGCTGTAGTCTCATTTGGGACTTCCTGTGTTCCCGTCCGCTGCTGAACAGGAATGCAAAAGTCAACAAGTTGGAACATAGCACGCTTGCCGCAGTGTACATTCCTGACCCTGACACGCAAGGAAAGAATGGGATTGACTCTTATTCTGCTTTAAATCGCACGTGTGTCTGACACAAAGTGCATGAATCCGTGCACGCCAGCGAGATTACAGTGTAATTAAATGGTAAATTATACCTCCTTCATGTTCACTTACATAGATGAAGAAATCCTTAAATCAAAAGTTGAGTTTGGGTTGTATTGGATTTATTACTCCAAGATTTTTGACAAACTAGAGGCTAAAGAAGTAAGACGCGAAGAAATGATAATGCCATCAGCTCGTCTATTCCAGGGGAGTTTACTGAGGAAGACAACATCAGCTTAGTGCAGATGAAGAAGGAAACAGTCTCATCCaagatgttgtgtttttccttggGTTTCATAGATGCCTAACAAGTTTATTCCATGCTGCAATGTAATATTTCCTAAACACTGGCAAAGTGAAAAggactggtccaagtacagaaccttgtggaactccatgactAAATCTGATGAGGAACCATTGTGAACATGAACATGAATCTATCTGATCAACACGACCACAACCACCACATCACTGTCCCTTTATTCCCAGTAACATGCTCCAGTCTGTGTAATACCATCATCAACTGTATCAGAGGCAACACTGAGGTCCAGCATAACCAGTATAGAAACCAGTGGActgtctgaagctctgagaagaCTATTAGTAACTTTAACAGGTTAATAATGGCACCGACCGGTCCTTGAACTCTGCTCTCAGCAGTTTCTCTTTGTCTGCGCAGAAATGGAAGCCTGTGTGGTTGTCTCTCTTTCCTCAAAGCAGCAGTGGAATTGGCCGGCTGGAGATCCAGGACATGGGAGGTACAGTTGGATTTTCTTTCACCGTAACTCAGAGCGCACTGTTAAATGCAAGGCAACACTGAATATAGCTTCGTGCATTATAACTGTTGATCTCACGAAGATTCACCCTTAGAAAAGCAGGTGAATAACGGACACGAAACAGCATTTTGTTATTACATGCAGTAATTACCACAGCCTCTGACATTCCAAATGGACACGGATGGTGTAACAGGTTTATGTTACAGAGCTCAGCCCTCCTTGATCAGTCAAAAGTACAGATGCTAACAGATGTTCTTGGCATAATATTGAGAATGACCTCTAAAATACGACCTACGAATTCCTGctcaaaacaacatttttccAACATTGCGTCATTGCTCAGGGACACCTAGTTGTGTAGCTCTATACAAAGACATAAAGCTCAATGGGGTCCCTCTTTATCCATGtaacatttgtaacattttccTCGCGGACTGTCTCATCCAAACTGAAATTGAGGGCTTGTCTAGGTGAATCATGGGGAATGAGCCCACAGCTGGATGCAGGCTGCTTCTGGAGGAAGAGTATCAAAATAGGAGCAGCTTTATTCCCATCCAGAATGGCTGATGGTCTTATATAAGCACTGTGCATCAGCATGATGCAGCTCCTCTCCAGCTATCTGTCTGACGTCACTGAACACTGAGCTGGAGTGATTCACTGAATGCTCCCCAGCGTGTCTGTGTGGGGGACCATGTGCTGCTAATTCATGTCCCCATAGGTAGCATGAACTCCGAGAGAACGTCTTCATGAGGACAGCGAGGCTGCACTTGGTTTATGGCGAGCTGACCTCAAAGTGTCTGAGTGGCTGAATGAGAGAGGAGCTTCGCAACTTCCTTCCCTGTCCGCCTCATTTAGGCTCATTGAACGGTGGTGGCATTGTGACTCAGCCAGAAATGTGGTGATGAAAGCATAGTTGACAAATTGCAAGCGATGGTTAAAAACCTGGAAATCGTCTAAATAAACAGTCTggcaggaataaaaaaaaaatcagaacaaataacaacacagaGACAAACTACAGGGTTGCCCAAAGAAAAAGGATGctcaaattatatttaaaaaaatgggcaggcaggcaggcaggcaggcaggcaggcaggcaggcaggcaggcaggtaggtaggtaggtaggtaggtaggtaggtaggtaggtaggtaggttaAGGAGAACAAATCTATAGATCAATGAGACTGGACGGAAGGCTGCCATCCTGATGGATTCAGAGGGATCTTGGTGCCACCTACTGGCAGAAAAAGGTATCAcatgttttgtgtgttgtgtagaataataatataaaatacatCCTGGACATGCAGCATTTCTATACCGCAGAGACATCTGGCTTAtcagtctgtttttcttttccctgttgatttaaaaaatatatataattttgcTAGAACAAGTCAGATTAGAGGACAAAATTAGAGGgctcagcctttttttttgggtGAGCTGAAATGGAACTACTCACCTGAGTTATTGTCCCAGCACAACTGAATGTAAATGCTGAATCTAGAAGATCACCTGGGGCCAAGTGGACTCTCAGAGTGTTTTCCTTTTGATCTAGCAGGTGTTTGACGATAAGTTAGCATCTGTCTGCAGTGTGtattttttcattgtttcttcagttttgtctgtgttttgtcctttctcctctctaaCCCTCTGTACCCTCATGagtttcacctgtgtctaattgtccgcacactcctcctcctgtatTTAAACCTGCTTCCTTTCCTCTTGTGCAGGACTCCAAAAATAtcctgttgttattgtgttagCTGATGCAGACATTAAGGGGTCTGATCCAGGTTGTTTGAGGTGTGGTGGAGCAGAATGGGTGGACAGGGATGAGTAGAAACAGAATTGATGAGGTTTGTGGGTAGATGATGTGGTCTACAGGACATGGTGACAGATATTTGAGCTGGGAGGGCAGGTTTATATCAAAGGAAACATACAGTAATATCTGATATTCCACAGTTTGAAGGGTTACACCGATGCAGCAGATTAGATCTTGAAAGTTCCCTCATTCAGAGAACTTGTTAATGGAGTTCAGGTTTTATTTTGATTGCAGCTAGAGTAGTGGCAGTGGGTCTGTACATGCAGATCACATATATGATCATCCACTAGATCCTAAACAGCGCACATGAAAGCCATCCTGGCTAAGCTAGTTAGCACAGTGTGGTCCAAAGTCCATCACAAAGACCTGGAGGGGCAGCAGCGGTAGCAGATGGACCACAATGGTGGCATCGGACTTGTGTAGCTCAGTCTGGATCATTTATGGACATATTTTCAATTTAGTTGCTTAGCAATGTCCAGCTGGAGGACTAGAATTTGAGTCCTAAAGGTTCTGCAGAACTACAGGTTGACACTAACAGGCCTGTGCTTCCTCCAGGTGGCGACAGAAGTCCTGGCATCAGGAGACACCACCATCCTCACGTGGACAAGAAGATAAAGGTTGTGCGACTGTCCGAGTTACTCAGCGTGGTCAGGCTCCCCCCAAATGCTGAAGCCTGCCCGATGGTCAGTACCAGTTTTGTCAAACTGACCTTTATGTGCATCATGAAAGGCTGAACAAGAAAGTTGTGACTGGGAGAGGTTTTCAGTGCTGCGTGTGCTTCTTGAAGGACAACATGTCGGCGTTCTGTGTGGACACGGAGGACAGAGCCTTGGTGTTCGCTGCTCCCAAAGACGACTGTCTGTCCTGGGTGGAAAAACTCTGCCACAGCACCTTTAAGGTGGGACCACTTTCCTCACCCATCCATGGATGTCATATAACCCACCGATGGGTCCAGGCGGTGCCTCCTcacctctgtttctctctgtttctctctcagcaAGGATCCCAGCAGAGTTCTATCCAACtttgtgtggaggaaaatcagATATACGCCTCTGCAGATAAAGGTGAAACAACAGAGGTCCAATATCTGTTATTTGTTTAAATTAATACAATAATGCAAACAACTGAACATCTAAATGGACTGAACATGAATGTGAGATTTAAcagtgctgtttttgttcatcttAAATATTCCAATATCAGAGTTCTTGGTGTCGGTTCAGAAGACCGATGCAGCAACACGCtgtgacctgcagggggcgtacTGGTTACAGGTGGGGCTGGAGgccctgctgctgagggacaCCCAGAAGAAGAGTGTAGTTCGAGAATGGCCTTATGAGATGCTGAGGCGATACGGTAAAGACAAGGTAAATAATTCACACTGATCACCACATGTGTCCATAATAACGGACCTGTTTTAGGGCAATTTGCATTTATAAATGATGATCTCTTGTTTTCCCAGTCGGTGTTAACTATCGAGGCGGGGCGGCGCTGCGACTCTGGTCCCGGCTCGTTCATCTTTGAGACGCCGCAGGCTGAGAAGATCTTCTCCTTGATTCAAGCTACCATCAAACAGAAGACCTCACTGCAAAACCAGGAGTCCAACACTCCCACTAACAGTCCTTCTGTGGCAAAAACACCTGACCTGGGCAACATGGCTGCTGCCCTGCGCGACACCTTGAGggtgcaggacaggaagtatGCCCCCTCGGAGGACAGCCCCCAAGCTCCCATCACCCTCATGCCTCTCCCATCAATCCCCACTAATGCCAGCTTCACTAGCAACCAGGAAGCTGTGTATGCCGACCCAGTAGACTGCATccagtcagaaccagaactgCAATCAGTCCAGGCTCTGTATGTAGACCCAGCCAGTGTCCTACCGATCCGCCCACCAGGTTCAAAACAAAGCCCCCCTGATGCTTCGTCTGTCCCAAACTGCCAGGACTCTGTTTATTCGGAGGTGTACGACAAAATCTGCGCCGTGGAGGTGAAACACGCCCATTGCGCACACGATGAGCCCATTTATTCTGAACCTGTGGGCGAAAAAGTGAGTCAGGCTCAGAGCAAACCGGACCCATTCGCTCACCTCTACGCTCAAGTCCGTAAAGCTCCAGCGGCGAGTCGACCTCCGCCCGCCAACGCGGCCCCTTCCTGCACCGCCGAGACCTCGGCCGCCGCCGACCAGGCCGCCGACGACATCATCTACGAGAACATGGGCATCATTTAGCCTGCTGGAATGTAGCGCTTCACCTCGTCTGGTTTTCTGCCAACTCGCTGAAAATCTTTTGGAGGTTGGATTGGATCCCGCTCTTACCCATAATCCATT from Takifugu flavidus isolate HTHZ2018 chromosome 6, ASM371156v2, whole genome shotgun sequence encodes the following:
- the dok1a gene encoding docking protein 3 isoform X1; this translates as MLQRVHTSAQTQQKNHPVTYWSLQNSSDGIQHKDRKSLSPITQICSGIGRLEIQDMGGGDRSPGIRRHHHPHVDKKIKVVRLSELLSVVRLPPNAEACPMDNMSAFCVDTEDRALVFAAPKDDCLSWVEKLCHSTFKQGSQQSSIQLCVEENQIYASADKEFLVSVQKTDAATRCDLQGAYWLQVGLEALLLRDTQKKSVVREWPYEMLRRYGKDKSVLTIEAGRRCDSGPGSFIFETPQAEKIFSLIQATIKQKTSLQNQESNTPTNSPSVAKTPDLGNMAAALRDTLRVQDRKYAPSEDSPQAPITLMPLPSIPTNASFTSNQEAVYADPVDCIQSEPELQSVQALYVDPASVLPIRPPGSKQSPPDASSVPNCQDSVYSEVYDKICAVEVKHAHCAHDEPIYSEPVGEKVSQAQSKPDPFAHLYAQVRKAPAASRPPPANAAPSCTAETSAAADQAADDIIYENMGII
- the dok1a gene encoding docking protein 3 isoform X2, producing MESNTKTGKVYLQSHKSGKKWKPVWLSLFPQSSSGIGRLEIQDMGGGDRSPGIRRHHHPHVDKKIKVVRLSELLSVVRLPPNAEACPMDNMSAFCVDTEDRALVFAAPKDDCLSWVEKLCHSTFKQGSQQSSIQLCVEENQIYASADKEFLVSVQKTDAATRCDLQGAYWLQVGLEALLLRDTQKKSVVREWPYEMLRRYGKDKSVLTIEAGRRCDSGPGSFIFETPQAEKIFSLIQATIKQKTSLQNQESNTPTNSPSVAKTPDLGNMAAALRDTLRVQDRKYAPSEDSPQAPITLMPLPSIPTNASFTSNQEAVYADPVDCIQSEPELQSVQALYVDPASVLPIRPPGSKQSPPDASSVPNCQDSVYSEVYDKICAVEVKHAHCAHDEPIYSEPVGEKVSQAQSKPDPFAHLYAQVRKAPAASRPPPANAAPSCTAETSAAADQAADDIIYENMGII
- the dok1a gene encoding docking protein 3 isoform X4 produces the protein MGGGDRSPGIRRHHHPHVDKKIKVVRLSELLSVVRLPPNAEACPMDNMSAFCVDTEDRALVFAAPKDDCLSWVEKLCHSTFKQGSQQSSIQLCVEENQIYASADKEFLVSVQKTDAATRCDLQGAYWLQVGLEALLLRDTQKKSVVREWPYEMLRRYGKDKSVLTIEAGRRCDSGPGSFIFETPQAEKIFSLIQATIKQKTSLQNQESNTPTNSPSVAKTPDLGNMAAALRDTLRVQDRKYAPSEDSPQAPITLMPLPSIPTNASFTSNQEAVYADPVDCIQSEPELQSVQALYVDPASVLPIRPPGSKQSPPDASSVPNCQDSVYSEVYDKICAVEVKHAHCAHDEPIYSEPVGEKVSQAQSKPDPFAHLYAQVRKAPAASRPPPANAAPSCTAETSAAADQAADDIIYENMGII
- the dok1a gene encoding docking protein 3 isoform X3, with the protein product MDSEGSWCHLLAEKGGDRSPGIRRHHHPHVDKKIKVVRLSELLSVVRLPPNAEACPMDNMSAFCVDTEDRALVFAAPKDDCLSWVEKLCHSTFKQGSQQSSIQLCVEENQIYASADKEFLVSVQKTDAATRCDLQGAYWLQVGLEALLLRDTQKKSVVREWPYEMLRRYGKDKSVLTIEAGRRCDSGPGSFIFETPQAEKIFSLIQATIKQKTSLQNQESNTPTNSPSVAKTPDLGNMAAALRDTLRVQDRKYAPSEDSPQAPITLMPLPSIPTNASFTSNQEAVYADPVDCIQSEPELQSVQALYVDPASVLPIRPPGSKQSPPDASSVPNCQDSVYSEVYDKICAVEVKHAHCAHDEPIYSEPVGEKVSQAQSKPDPFAHLYAQVRKAPAASRPPPANAAPSCTAETSAAADQAADDIIYENMGII